One region of Candidatus Aegiribacteria sp. genomic DNA includes:
- a CDS encoding Spy/CpxP family protein refolding chaperone, with protein sequence MSHKTKIVGIAALALTLLAGTAMAQGPGGWGRAEGGPRMGAAEMAPGPGGQGGFGMENLARFRMMFRYLDLTEDQVDEIRSITETARQETMNIMEAAGRPEDHETFIEIFTSSILTVSDLEEVADQRDEVKEAMQDVIFVAIVDVHDVLTAEQLEKLAEIAEEHAGGMGRGPGMGNR encoded by the coding sequence ATGTCACACAAAACTAAAATAGTTGGAATTGCAGCTCTTGCGCTGACTCTGCTGGCCGGAACCGCCATGGCTCAGGGTCCCGGAGGATGGGGTCGGGCAGAAGGAGGCCCTCGAATGGGTGCTGCTGAAATGGCTCCGGGACCTGGAGGACAGGGCGGATTCGGAATGGAGAACCTTGCCCGGTTCAGAATGATGTTCAGGTATCTTGATCTTACGGAAGATCAGGTCGATGAAATCCGGTCAATCACAGAAACTGCCAGGCAAGAAACCATGAACATCATGGAAGCAGCCGGAAGGCCTGAAGATCATGAAACCTTTATTGAAATCTTCACTTCCTCGATCCTTACAGTCAGTGACCTTGAAGAGGTGGCTGACCAGAGGGACGAAGTAAAGGAAGCCATGCAGGATGTAATCTTCGTAGCCATAGTTGATGTGCACGATGTACTTACTGCCGAACAGCTTGAAAAGCTGGCCGAAATTGCGGAGGAGCACGCAGGAGGAATGGGTCGTGGTCCAGGAATGGGAAACAGATAA
- a CDS encoding formate--tetrahydrofolate ligase, with protein MEEKLSIFPTDIEIANKAVPHPITEIAEELGLLPEDIDLYGDDKAKVHLDALEKRRKGYGRLVLVSAITPTSAGAGKTTTTIGLTQGLARLGKSVSCAVREPSLGPIFGLKGGAAGGGYSQVIPMEDINLHFTGDIHAITAANNLLAAALDNHLHRGNPSRLDPRTISFRRVLDMNDRSLRDIIIGLGGRTQGVPRESGFDISAASEIMAILSLATDMDDLKRRLDRIFIGLTYDRGEVSAKEMGVTGAMAMLLKDAIKPNLVQTLEGNPAFVHCGPFANIAHGCNSLLATKMAIAFSDWAITEAGFGFDLGAEKFFDIKCPYGNLCPSLVVLVVTCRALKMHGGVKKKDLETPDEQALAAGLPNMEKHIENIGKFGLPAVICVNRFSHDTEEELDLVLNRCAELGIPAAVGDGFVNGGKGMEELASLVVENARDCSSTFKPLYDWNRSVEEKIETIAKEIYGAEYIDYTSLARKDLRTIKRLGFEKLPVCIAKTQKSLSDNPKLLGRPKDFVVTVREIEISAGAGFLVPITGSIMRMPGLPKVPAATKMDVDDDGNVTGLF; from the coding sequence ATGGAGGAGAAATTGAGCATATTTCCAACCGATATTGAAATAGCGAATAAAGCTGTTCCTCATCCCATAACCGAGATCGCAGAAGAACTTGGCTTACTGCCAGAGGATATCGACCTTTATGGAGATGACAAGGCTAAAGTACATCTTGATGCTCTTGAGAAGAGAAGAAAAGGCTACGGTAGACTTGTTCTTGTTTCAGCAATCACCCCTACATCTGCCGGTGCCGGAAAGACCACAACCACAATAGGCCTTACACAGGGACTCGCAAGGCTTGGGAAGTCTGTAAGCTGCGCAGTTAGGGAACCTTCTCTGGGCCCGATATTCGGGCTTAAGGGAGGCGCGGCTGGCGGGGGATATTCACAGGTAATACCAATGGAGGATATAAATCTTCATTTCACAGGGGATATACATGCCATTACCGCCGCGAACAACCTGCTTGCGGCGGCACTGGACAATCACCTTCACAGGGGAAACCCCTCCCGCCTGGATCCCAGAACCATCAGTTTCAGGCGTGTATTGGATATGAATGACAGATCACTCAGAGATATTATCATAGGTCTCGGCGGCAGAACCCAGGGAGTTCCCAGAGAATCAGGATTTGACATATCCGCTGCAAGCGAGATAATGGCCATACTCTCCCTGGCTACAGACATGGATGACCTGAAAAGGCGGCTGGACCGTATTTTCATTGGCCTTACCTATGACCGCGGAGAAGTTTCAGCAAAGGAAATGGGTGTCACCGGGGCTATGGCCATGCTGCTTAAGGACGCTATTAAGCCGAATCTGGTTCAGACCCTTGAAGGAAATCCTGCCTTCGTGCATTGCGGGCCTTTTGCCAATATCGCTCATGGCTGCAATTCACTTCTGGCAACGAAGATGGCTATAGCTTTCTCGGACTGGGCAATAACGGAAGCCGGATTCGGCTTCGACCTCGGCGCCGAGAAGTTCTTTGATATAAAGTGCCCTTACGGAAATCTATGCCCGAGCCTTGTGGTTCTTGTGGTTACCTGCCGAGCTCTTAAAATGCATGGTGGTGTTAAGAAAAAAGACCTTGAAACTCCGGATGAGCAAGCTCTTGCAGCAGGCCTGCCTAACATGGAGAAGCATATTGAGAATATCGGTAAATTCGGACTACCGGCGGTTATCTGTGTAAACAGATTCTCTCACGATACGGAGGAGGAACTCGATCTGGTTCTTAATCGTTGCGCAGAACTTGGAATCCCCGCTGCCGTTGGAGACGGATTTGTAAACGGGGGGAAAGGGATGGAGGAACTTGCTTCCCTTGTAGTTGAAAACGCACGGGACTGCAGCAGCACTTTCAAACCACTGTACGACTGGAACCGGAGTGTGGAGGAAAAGATTGAGACAATCGCTAAAGAGATCTACGGAGCCGAGTATATAGACTACACCAGCCTGGCAAGGAAAGATCTTCGTACGATAAAAAGACTCGGTTTTGAAAAACTCCCGGTCTGCATAGCAAAAACGCAGAAATCCCTTTCGGACAATCCGAAACTTCTTGGAAGACCCAAAGATTTTGTTGTAACGGTAAGGGAAATAGAAATATCCGCTGGAGCAGGTTTCCTGGTGCCAATAACAGGGAGCATAATGCGGATGCCCGGGCTTCCCAAGGTTCCTGCGGCCACAAAGATGGATGTTGATGATGATGGAAATGTCACCGGATTGTTTTAG
- a CDS encoding VanW family protein: MSRRKSLSSLNPFLYRASVFMHRQVRRMKWCFGREKYALRKSDETLPETVVTHRSILMRKLQGTDQTLQKNKITSLRTASSRIDGVIINPGEVFSFWRLVGKPLKRREFLPGLQLSFGELVSMVGGGLCQFSNLLHWLVLQSPMEVVERHRHKFDPFPDYKRTVPFGTGATVFYNYLDFMFKNNTSWRFQLRTWVDEEYLRGEIRCEQALPCKFTVEEREHRFVRINGIVYRENELWRKETDLETSEILKEELLLKNHSEVRYDVSEMPGIEVVEQE, translated from the coding sequence GTGAGCCGAAGAAAATCTCTTTCATCTCTTAACCCTTTTCTCTACAGGGCATCGGTGTTTATGCACCGACAGGTTCGAAGAATGAAATGGTGTTTCGGTCGAGAAAAGTACGCCCTGAGGAAATCGGATGAAACTCTTCCGGAAACGGTTGTCACCCACAGGTCTATTCTGATGAGAAAGCTACAGGGAACCGACCAGACTCTGCAGAAAAACAAAATTACAAGCCTGAGAACCGCATCCTCACGCATCGATGGGGTGATAATCAATCCCGGAGAGGTTTTTTCTTTCTGGAGATTGGTAGGAAAACCTCTGAAAAGAAGGGAGTTCCTGCCGGGGCTGCAGCTTTCCTTTGGTGAGCTGGTTTCCATGGTGGGCGGCGGCCTCTGCCAGTTTTCAAACCTGCTCCACTGGCTGGTGCTTCAATCCCCGATGGAAGTTGTGGAGCGTCACAGACATAAATTCGATCCGTTCCCCGACTACAAGAGAACCGTTCCATTCGGTACTGGAGCCACGGTTTTCTACAACTACCTGGATTTCATGTTTAAGAACAATACTTCCTGGCGGTTTCAGCTTAGAACGTGGGTGGATGAGGAATATCTGCGGGGGGAGATCAGATGCGAACAGGCTCTTCCCTGCAAATTCACTGTGGAAGAGAGAGAACATCGCTTTGTCCGGATCAATGGAATCGTATACAGAGAGAACGAACTATGGCGCAAAGAAACCGACCTGGAAACTTCAGAAATACTGAAAGAGGAGCTTCTTTTAAAGAACCACTCCGAAGTTCGTTACGATGTCTCGGAAATGCCCGGCATAGAAGTTGTTGAACAGGAGTAA